A genomic region of Salinibacter pepae contains the following coding sequences:
- a CDS encoding vitamin K epoxide reductase family protein has product MPLVQTLRERLRGYRPRLEAVVFGLSLLGVLDVVHLLIQQARTFENGCLGGSALGGGSSIFDCAAVTAGAGSELLGVPNTTWGLGFYGMVGVLTVAVFWVVPRVRAWIHGARIGLLTGGIAYSAYLTYLQFGPLKALCLLCLGSALITTLLFAGQVALLASSPTAPPNSMSSRLVKRQVALFVYCAAAAAVLVGMDLVYFDETSAAAPQPRSASESAAPAQCDLDDSKTPLQDQGASLVGFQDITAGSNEAGVTVIEYFDPNCPHCKDFHQVMKQVVEAHRDEVRFVYKPFPLRRSSLPEIQALYVAAQSDKFNEMLEAQYARQGPGGIGMQDLRAIANEIDLDPSVLSERVEQNEYRNQVLQQRKRAVKVGVDSTPTVLINGHFVESRTQKCLNTFIEQAKSGTLGGTASG; this is encoded by the coding sequence ATGCCTCTGGTGCAGACTCTTCGCGAACGGCTGCGGGGATACCGTCCGCGCCTGGAGGCTGTGGTGTTTGGGCTTTCCCTGTTGGGGGTTCTCGACGTCGTGCACCTCTTGATCCAGCAGGCCAGGACCTTCGAGAATGGATGCCTCGGGGGCTCCGCGCTCGGGGGCGGTTCGTCCATCTTCGACTGCGCGGCGGTAACCGCCGGGGCGGGAAGCGAACTCCTGGGGGTGCCCAACACAACCTGGGGGCTCGGGTTTTATGGGATGGTCGGCGTGCTCACCGTCGCCGTCTTCTGGGTCGTGCCGAGGGTGCGAGCATGGATCCACGGGGCCCGAATCGGTCTGCTCACGGGCGGGATTGCGTACTCGGCGTACCTCACGTACCTCCAGTTTGGGCCCCTGAAGGCCCTGTGCCTTCTGTGTTTGGGATCGGCCCTGATCACGACCCTCCTGTTTGCAGGACAGGTTGCCCTGCTTGCTTCCTCACCAACAGCCCCTCCTAATTCCATGTCGTCTCGACTCGTAAAACGGCAGGTCGCCCTTTTCGTCTACTGCGCCGCCGCCGCGGCCGTCCTCGTCGGGATGGATCTTGTCTACTTCGACGAGACGAGTGCAGCGGCCCCGCAGCCCCGCTCCGCGTCCGAGTCGGCCGCCCCGGCCCAGTGCGACCTCGACGACTCGAAGACGCCGTTGCAGGACCAGGGGGCCTCCCTCGTCGGCTTTCAGGACATCACCGCGGGCAGCAACGAAGCGGGGGTGACGGTCATCGAGTACTTTGATCCAAACTGTCCCCACTGCAAAGACTTTCACCAGGTCATGAAGCAGGTGGTGGAGGCCCACCGCGACGAGGTGCGGTTTGTCTACAAGCCGTTCCCGCTCCGTCGCTCGTCGCTGCCGGAGATCCAGGCCCTGTACGTGGCGGCCCAGTCCGACAAGTTTAACGAGATGCTGGAGGCGCAGTACGCGCGCCAGGGACCGGGCGGCATCGGAATGCAGGACCTCCGGGCCATCGCGAACGAGATTGACCTCGACCCCAGTGTGCTGAGCGAACGGGTGGAGCAGAACGAGTATCGGAATCAGGTCCTTCAGCAGCGGAAGCGGGCCGTGAAGGTTGGGGTCGACAGCACCCCGACGGTACTGATCAATGGGCACTTTGTAGAGTCTCGCACCCAGAAGTGCCTGAACACCTTCATCGAGCAGGCGAAATCCGGAACCCTCGGCGGCACGGCGTCCGGATGA